A stretch of Leptospira andrefontaineae DNA encodes these proteins:
- a CDS encoding MoaD/ThiS family protein, protein MDIQLLFFAAVKDHFPDLKKIEVSEGDSIVHLREILTRTNPGSESILKVSRFAVNQSIVSDDFVLREGSVVAVLPPSSGG, encoded by the coding sequence ATGGATATACAACTTTTGTTTTTTGCCGCAGTTAAAGACCATTTTCCGGATCTAAAAAAGATAGAAGTCTCCGAAGGAGATTCTATCGTACATCTTAGAGAAATTCTTACTCGCACTAATCCTGGTTCTGAATCTATTTTAAAAGTTAGTAGATTTGCAGTGAATCAATCGATCGTAAGTGATGATTTTGTTCTGAGAGAAGGTTCAGTGGTAGCAGTGCTTCCTCCTTCCAGCGGTGGTTGA
- a CDS encoding HesA/MoeB/ThiF family protein, whose product MSPEQKKYFSRQTKLPFLGESGQNGLLQKSALVIGLGGLGSPASLHLATAGVGRIGLWDFDTVELSNLHRQTAFTLSDIGRKKTETTKEYIQARVPGIRLETFTEIFSERIDPSIFKNWDIVLDCTDQIQAKYTINRFCIQNFKPLVTASVFRTSAQIAIFSPHGKPCYKCLYPNLEGSELISCEDGGVLGVQTAIAGLYQASFAIQHLLFPEKSPTHSTFQLEWESPLMYETFLEADPNCIECGSGKREETFRDEIDLKDWKEWKKDPKYILLDVRESEERKETPIGNSIFSPLSELSTNSVLNFSKEKIYITICESGIRSKKAAKILKEAGLTAYSLQGGRKILVLEEII is encoded by the coding sequence ATGAGTCCGGAACAGAAAAAGTATTTTTCCAGACAAACTAAACTGCCTTTTTTGGGAGAATCCGGTCAAAATGGGCTCCTCCAAAAATCAGCTTTGGTGATCGGTCTCGGAGGTCTAGGCTCCCCTGCTTCCTTACATTTAGCAACTGCAGGAGTGGGAAGGATCGGCCTTTGGGATTTTGATACAGTAGAATTAAGCAACCTTCATAGACAAACCGCATTCACTCTTTCTGATATTGGCAGAAAAAAAACGGAAACCACCAAGGAATATATACAAGCCAGGGTCCCAGGAATACGATTAGAGACATTTACAGAAATTTTTTCAGAGAGAATAGATCCGAGTATATTCAAAAATTGGGATATTGTTCTGGATTGTACGGACCAGATCCAAGCGAAATATACAATCAATCGATTCTGCATCCAAAATTTTAAGCCGCTTGTAACCGCTTCCGTTTTTAGGACAAGCGCCCAAATAGCGATCTTCTCCCCTCATGGAAAACCTTGTTATAAATGTTTGTATCCGAATTTAGAAGGATCAGAACTTATTTCCTGCGAAGATGGAGGAGTTTTAGGAGTACAAACTGCAATCGCAGGTTTATACCAAGCTTCTTTTGCGATCCAACACCTACTCTTTCCTGAAAAATCTCCGACCCATTCTACTTTCCAATTGGAATGGGAGTCTCCTCTTATGTATGAAACTTTTTTGGAAGCGGATCCAAATTGTATAGAATGTGGTTCCGGCAAAAGAGAAGAAACTTTTAGAGATGAGATTGACTTAAAGGATTGGAAAGAATGGAAGAAGGACCCAAAATATATTTTGTTAGATGTGAGAGAATCGGAAGAAAGAAAAGAAACTCCGATTGGAAATTCTATATTTTCTCCTCTTTCAGAACTTTCGACAAACTCTGTACTAAATTTTTCTAAAGAAAAAATCTATATTACAATTTGTGAATCAGGCATTCGATCTAAAAAAGCAGCTAAAATTTTAAAGGAAGCGGGACTTACTGCTTATTCTTTGCAGGGAGGAAGGAAAATTTTGGTTTTAGAAGAGATTATTTGA
- the rktP gene encoding Arg-Lys translocation region protein phosphatase RktP: protein MFPNLQSKHKLAFASFTASFVLFLSYLLLDDFLFGEEIRKELRAFVWIRLGVGLFFSVILGILTYFLLNLSFKSLKSISQLLQNWSQDVYEDSGESEREDELGELARHFRIALYQKKTKEETVSQESLNKKERELSDKIQKFFHKIRLHKIKNLDITVFPRSSDSGESDYANIIPTADGCFGVLAGFPNHGAIESSLKARIEGMISLAQETTGLRGEDLLYKVDRALRSTPISYLNLTLFYLETRNGEAGILQFQKLPAIVQKNGKTNILPISKQVFYDFRSSTREVKKIQIRPGEYLVFLSDRLTELTSSAGVAPLLIQLQNWSSGREYKNSRELTLDFGRFLEMESGKKGLSKAAILTVGRVRD from the coding sequence TTGTTTCCGAATCTTCAGTCCAAGCATAAATTGGCGTTCGCTTCTTTTACGGCATCTTTCGTATTATTTTTATCTTATCTACTTTTAGATGATTTTCTATTTGGAGAAGAGATCAGAAAAGAATTAAGAGCATTTGTTTGGATCCGACTCGGGGTCGGGCTTTTCTTCTCCGTAATACTTGGAATACTCACCTATTTTCTTCTAAATTTAAGTTTTAAATCCCTTAAATCAATTTCTCAACTATTGCAAAACTGGTCCCAGGATGTGTATGAGGATTCTGGAGAATCGGAAAGAGAAGATGAGCTGGGAGAACTTGCTAGACATTTCCGGATCGCTCTCTACCAGAAAAAAACAAAAGAAGAAACCGTTTCTCAAGAGTCCTTAAACAAAAAGGAAAGGGAACTTTCGGACAAGATCCAGAAATTTTTCCATAAGATCAGACTTCATAAGATCAAAAATCTAGACATCACTGTTTTTCCACGTTCCTCCGACAGCGGAGAATCGGATTATGCGAATATTATACCGACTGCTGACGGTTGTTTTGGAGTATTAGCAGGTTTTCCAAATCATGGAGCAATTGAATCTTCTCTCAAGGCAAGGATAGAAGGTATGATCTCACTTGCTCAGGAAACCACTGGACTTAGGGGAGAAGATCTACTCTATAAAGTCGATCGTGCTCTCAGATCTACACCTATCTCTTATCTAAATCTCACATTATTTTATTTAGAAACCAGAAATGGAGAAGCAGGTATCCTGCAATTCCAAAAACTTCCTGCGATTGTCCAAAAAAATGGAAAAACGAATATATTACCGATCTCTAAACAAGTATTCTATGATTTCAGAAGTTCTACAAGAGAAGTGAAAAAGATCCAAATCAGGCCCGGAGAATATTTGGTTTTCCTAAGCGATAGACTGACTGAACTTACTAGTTCCGCAGGTGTTGCTCCACTTCTTATCCAACTCCAAAATTGGAGTTCCGGAAGAGAATATAAGAACTCCAGAGAACTTACTCTGGACTTTGGAAGATTTTTAGAAATGGAATCCGGTAAAAAAGGACTTTCTAAAGCAGCAATCTTGACTGTTGGCCGGGTCCGGGATTAG
- a CDS encoding NAD(P)-dependent alcohol dehydrogenase, with protein sequence MIPTKGFAAATAKVPLAPFTFERREAKDEDVVIDIKYCGICHSDIHQARDEWGGSIFPMVPGHEITGVVSKIGSKVTKFKVGDKVGVGCFVDSCRECQYCKSGLEQFCEGGMSATYNGREQDRKTPTYGGYSDKIVVDQNYVLRIPDNLPLDAAAPLLCAGITLYSPLAHWKTGPGKKVAIIGLGGLGHMGVKIAHALGAEVTVLSQSNKKEADAKRLGADHFYATSEKSTFSKLRGSFDLIINTVSMPLDWNAYLSLLRVDGSMVVVGVPEEQVPIGAFSLIGGRKSLAGSLIGGIAETQEMLDFCGKHNITSDIELIPIQKVNDAYERVVKSDVRYRFVIDIASLN encoded by the coding sequence ATGATTCCAACCAAAGGTTTTGCTGCAGCTACGGCCAAGGTTCCGCTAGCTCCATTTACATTCGAAAGAAGAGAAGCAAAAGACGAAGACGTCGTAATCGATATCAAATACTGCGGGATCTGCCATTCTGATATCCACCAAGCCAGAGACGAATGGGGAGGCTCTATCTTCCCAATGGTCCCGGGCCATGAGATCACAGGTGTGGTTTCAAAAATCGGCTCCAAAGTCACTAAGTTCAAAGTAGGAGATAAGGTAGGAGTCGGTTGTTTTGTGGACTCTTGCAGAGAATGCCAATATTGCAAAAGCGGATTGGAACAATTCTGCGAAGGCGGCATGAGTGCGACCTACAACGGAAGAGAGCAGGACAGAAAGACCCCGACCTATGGTGGTTATTCCGACAAGATCGTTGTGGATCAAAATTATGTATTAAGAATTCCGGATAATCTTCCTTTGGATGCTGCGGCTCCCCTACTTTGTGCAGGGATCACTCTTTATTCTCCACTTGCTCATTGGAAAACTGGGCCAGGTAAAAAAGTTGCGATCATTGGACTTGGTGGATTGGGTCATATGGGTGTAAAAATTGCTCATGCTTTAGGTGCAGAAGTTACAGTACTCAGCCAATCCAATAAAAAAGAAGCAGATGCAAAACGCCTAGGCGCGGATCATTTTTATGCTACTTCAGAAAAAAGTACATTCAGCAAATTAAGAGGAAGTTTTGATCTGATCATCAACACTGTTTCCATGCCTTTGGACTGGAATGCGTACCTAAGTCTATTAAGAGTAGATGGTTCGATGGTAGTGGTTGGTGTTCCGGAAGAGCAAGTGCCGATCGGGGCATTCTCTTTGATCGGTGGCCGTAAAAGCCTGGCAGGTTCCCTTATAGGTGGGATCGCGGAAACACAAGAGATGTTGGATTTCTGTGGAAAACATAATATCACCAGCGATATTGAACTAATCCCAATCCAGAAAGTAAACGATGCCTACGAAAGAGTCGTTAAAAGTGATGTACGTTACAGATTTGTGATCGATATCGCTAGTTTAAATTAG
- a CDS encoding DJ-1/PfpI family protein, producing MEQISVHILAFNEVEVLDLSGPYEVFSITENENKEKLFKVSIIAEKKELLHARNRFPVFPHLTLEEAGIPDILIIPGGYGAEEIEIHNKKLLNWIKEMEPKVKILASICTGAFLLAEAGILDGMEVTTHWMDQETLRKNYPKIKNVVNEKFIDHGHILTSGGVSRGILMSLHLVEKLVGNKIAEFTARRMEFDSYL from the coding sequence ATGGAGCAGATTAGCGTTCATATTTTGGCATTTAACGAGGTGGAAGTTTTGGATCTTTCCGGTCCCTACGAAGTGTTTTCTATCACTGAGAATGAAAATAAGGAAAAATTATTTAAAGTTTCTATAATTGCTGAAAAGAAGGAACTTCTACATGCCAGGAATCGTTTTCCAGTTTTTCCCCATCTTACTTTGGAAGAAGCAGGTATTCCGGATATTTTAATTATTCCTGGAGGATACGGGGCAGAAGAGATAGAGATCCACAATAAGAAATTACTTAATTGGATTAAAGAAATGGAACCTAAGGTAAAAATTTTAGCTTCTATCTGTACCGGCGCATTTTTACTCGCAGAGGCAGGAATTCTAGATGGGATGGAAGTGACCACTCATTGGATGGACCAAGAGACTTTACGTAAAAATTATCCTAAGATCAAAAATGTGGTTAATGAGAAATTTATAGATCATGGACATATCCTGACTTCAGGAGGAGTTTCTCGAGGGATCTTAATGTCCTTACATTTGGTAGAGAAATTAGTAGGTAATAAGATCGCTGAGTTTACTGCCAGAAGAATGGAATTTGATTCTTATCTGTGA
- a CDS encoding ArsR/SmtB family transcription factor → MNHALSQSARLDATFAALSDPTRRAILSRLANGEVSVMDLAKPFSMSQPAISKHLKVLEKAGLITGIKDAQKRLRKLEAKPLEEATEWLENYRKFWEGRFNQLDSLIEELKLSKRPSPKRKNKKGE, encoded by the coding sequence ATGAATCATGCACTTAGTCAGTCAGCTAGATTGGATGCAACGTTTGCCGCCCTCTCAGATCCCACAAGAAGGGCGATCCTATCGCGTTTAGCGAATGGAGAGGTTTCCGTAATGGATTTGGCAAAACCATTCTCCATGAGCCAACCCGCAATTTCTAAACATCTAAAGGTTTTGGAAAAAGCCGGACTCATCACTGGGATCAAGGATGCCCAGAAAAGATTACGCAAATTAGAAGCCAAACCATTGGAAGAAGCTACTGAATGGCTGGAGAATTATAGAAAATTCTGGGAAGGAAGATTCAATCAATTGGATTCACTTATAGAAGAATTAAAACTTTCTAAACGACCTTCCCCAAAACGTAAAAATAAAAAAGGAGAATAG
- the clpP gene encoding ATP-dependent Clp endopeptidase proteolytic subunit ClpP: protein MAIIPTVIEQTGRGEMRYDVFSRLLKDRIIFLGDAISDDYANVIIAQLLFLDAENPDRDIYLYLNSPGGYVSSGLAIYDTMQYIKADVRTLCIGQASSMAALLLAGGAKGKRSALPHSRIMMHQPTGGATGQASDIAIQAKEVLKLKQVLNGLYAKHTGKSVEEVQKDTERDLYMTPEEAQKYGIIDSVISIERQKN from the coding sequence ATGGCAATAATTCCTACAGTAATAGAGCAAACCGGTCGCGGAGAAATGCGGTATGACGTATTTTCCCGCCTCTTAAAGGACAGAATTATCTTTCTAGGTGACGCAATTTCTGACGATTACGCGAACGTAATCATCGCCCAACTACTGTTCCTGGATGCGGAAAATCCGGATAGGGACATCTACTTATATCTGAATTCCCCGGGCGGATATGTATCTTCCGGGCTTGCCATTTACGACACTATGCAGTATATTAAGGCCGACGTTCGTACACTTTGTATTGGTCAGGCTTCTTCTATGGCCGCTCTTCTTCTGGCAGGCGGGGCAAAGGGCAAAAGATCTGCTCTTCCTCATTCCAGAATTATGATGCACCAGCCAACCGGAGGAGCTACCGGTCAGGCTTCCGATATCGCTATCCAAGCTAAGGAAGTTTTGAAGTTGAAACAGGTGTTAAACGGTTTGTACGCTAAACACACGGGTAAGTCTGTGGAAGAAGTGCAAAAGGATACCGAAAGGGACCTTTACATGACTCCAGAAGAAGCCCAAAAATACGGGATTATCGATTCCGTAATTTCTATAGAGCGTCAAAAGAACTGA
- the clpX gene encoding ATP-dependent Clp protease ATP-binding subunit ClpX has protein sequence MAKKPTGTNNKQKLFCSFCGKEQDSVKRLVAGPGVYICDECISLCNEIIAEEPEQEKERTELLGEVPNPAAIKAILDQYVIGQDHAKKALSVAVYNHYKRIYLKDKKADIELEKSNILLIGPTGSGKTLLAQTLAKIIKVPFAIVDATALTEAGYVGEDVENIILKLIQNADNDIKKAEIGIIYIDEVDKIARKSDSASITRDVSGEGVQQALLKIIEGTVANVPPQGGRKHPHQEYLQVDTKNILFILGGAFVDLDNIIKTRTGVKTIGFGSDEKDGKILRDESKGEILARVIPEDLMKFGLIPEFIGRMPVIATLQDLSVEMLKRIFREPKNAILRQYTKILEMENVKLSFEEAAIDKIAQLAIERASGARGLRAIVENLMLDLMYEIPSRKDVEEVIITEDAVAGTKPPKLVLKKEPKIA, from the coding sequence GTGGCAAAAAAACCGACCGGAACCAATAATAAACAAAAATTATTTTGTTCGTTCTGCGGAAAAGAACAAGACTCCGTAAAACGACTGGTTGCCGGTCCAGGTGTTTATATTTGCGACGAATGTATCTCTCTCTGTAATGAGATTATTGCAGAAGAGCCTGAACAGGAAAAAGAACGTACAGAACTTTTGGGAGAAGTCCCTAATCCTGCCGCTATCAAAGCGATCCTAGACCAATACGTAATCGGACAAGACCATGCTAAAAAAGCTTTGTCCGTTGCGGTTTATAATCACTACAAACGAATTTATCTCAAAGACAAAAAAGCGGATATCGAATTAGAAAAATCGAATATTCTTCTGATTGGACCTACAGGTTCCGGAAAAACACTTCTGGCACAGACTCTTGCAAAGATCATCAAAGTCCCGTTTGCGATCGTAGATGCCACCGCACTTACCGAAGCTGGATACGTGGGAGAAGATGTGGAAAACATCATACTCAAGCTGATCCAAAACGCGGATAATGATATCAAAAAGGCGGAGATCGGGATTATCTATATAGACGAAGTAGATAAGATCGCTCGCAAATCTGACAGTGCATCCATCACGAGAGACGTGAGTGGAGAAGGTGTACAACAAGCACTTTTAAAAATTATAGAAGGAACAGTTGCAAATGTTCCTCCTCAGGGCGGAAGAAAACATCCTCACCAAGAATATCTGCAGGTAGATACTAAAAATATACTGTTCATTCTGGGTGGAGCATTCGTAGACCTGGATAATATCATCAAAACCAGGACCGGTGTAAAAACGATCGGATTCGGTAGCGATGAAAAAGACGGCAAGATCTTAAGAGATGAGAGCAAAGGTGAGATCTTAGCTCGAGTAATCCCGGAAGACTTGATGAAGTTCGGACTTATCCCTGAGTTTATCGGCCGTATGCCAGTGATTGCTACTCTGCAAGACTTGAGTGTAGAAATGCTCAAACGTATTTTCAGAGAACCTAAAAACGCAATCTTGCGCCAATATACCAAAATCCTAGAAATGGAAAATGTAAAACTTTCCTTCGAAGAAGCAGCTATCGACAAGATCGCTCAGCTTGCTATCGAAAGGGCATCCGGAGCCAGAGGACTACGTGCTATCGTAGAAAATCTAATGCTGGATCTGATGTATGAAATCCCTTCTCGCAAAGATGTAGAAGAAGTGATCATCACAGAAGATGCGGTAGCCGGAACCAAACCTCCGAAACTAGTTCTGAAAAAAGAACCTAAAATCGCTTAA
- the tig gene encoding trigger factor → MEFKTKKNQNASVDLKLTFDKNDLEKAFEKTYKEKQKDLKIPGFRPGKAPIEMVKRHLGDSVANDAINLLLLETVSELSGKLEHKIVRFPKFTVEDYVPEKSLVATAVYDTDPEVSLGKYKKIKIKLPEVQVTDEDITEELQFVRKQLARKLLREPSEGAENGDIVDMEFEVKEDGQEPKNAKNGSSDYKLGEANNLPGFDDNLYGIKTGETKDFSYTYPSDYPREDLAGKKMEFAMTLKAIYKEVLPELDDDLASEYDGSASLQVLKDKVKTDLQKNYTEAVKNKKMEEIYKELVADSKFIFPESYLTEESEHVYQNMMQDVLGRGQARIPKEQIPSIEKYAEMVGKPLEEVRDSFKTIAENRLKGYFSRQKLASTENIVLTDEDFDREISTLASRYGMPDADFKKELEKGKLLETYRDNFLAKKIDDTLFQLVEKKYNEKMSIRQLKEFLSNKETGEVWQ, encoded by the coding sequence ATGGAATTCAAGACTAAGAAAAATCAAAACGCATCCGTAGACCTTAAGTTAACCTTTGATAAGAACGATCTAGAAAAGGCGTTCGAAAAGACTTATAAAGAAAAACAAAAGGATCTCAAGATCCCGGGCTTCCGTCCTGGAAAAGCACCGATCGAAATGGTAAAACGCCATTTAGGAGACTCGGTAGCAAACGACGCAATCAATCTTCTATTATTAGAAACTGTAAGTGAACTTTCCGGAAAACTGGAACACAAGATTGTACGTTTCCCTAAATTTACTGTAGAGGACTATGTTCCTGAAAAAAGTTTAGTGGCAACTGCGGTCTACGATACTGATCCGGAAGTTTCCTTAGGGAAATACAAAAAGATCAAGATCAAACTTCCTGAAGTACAAGTTACCGATGAGGATATCACCGAAGAACTTCAGTTTGTCCGTAAACAACTTGCCAGAAAACTTCTGAGAGAACCAAGCGAAGGAGCCGAGAACGGCGATATCGTTGATATGGAATTCGAAGTGAAGGAAGACGGGCAAGAGCCTAAGAACGCTAAAAACGGTTCAAGCGATTATAAATTAGGAGAAGCTAATAATCTTCCTGGTTTTGACGACAACCTGTACGGCATTAAGACTGGGGAGACCAAAGACTTCTCCTATACCTATCCTAGCGATTATCCAAGAGAAGATCTGGCCGGCAAGAAGATGGAATTCGCCATGACCTTAAAGGCGATCTATAAAGAAGTTCTTCCTGAATTGGACGATGATCTTGCGAGCGAATACGATGGTTCTGCTTCTTTGCAAGTTTTGAAAGATAAGGTCAAAACTGATCTACAAAAGAATTATACCGAAGCCGTAAAAAATAAGAAGATGGAAGAGATCTACAAGGAACTGGTAGCGGATTCCAAGTTTATTTTCCCTGAATCCTATCTTACTGAAGAATCAGAGCATGTGTATCAGAATATGATGCAAGATGTTTTAGGAAGAGGCCAGGCCAGAATTCCTAAAGAACAGATCCCAAGTATCGAAAAATATGCAGAAATGGTAGGAAAACCTCTAGAAGAAGTAAGGGATTCCTTCAAAACCATCGCAGAAAATAGACTGAAAGGGTATTTCTCCAGACAGAAACTTGCTTCAACCGAAAATATCGTTTTGACGGACGAGGATTTCGACCGCGAAATCTCGACCCTTGCCTCAAGATATGGTATGCCTGACGCCGATTTTAAAAAAGAATTGGAAAAAGGTAAACTTCTGGAAACTTACCGGGACAATTTTTTAGCAAAAAAGATAGACGATACCCTCTTCCAGCTTGTAGAAAAGAAATACAACGAGAAGATGAGTATCCGTCAGCTAAAGGAATTCCTTTCTAATAAGGAAACTGGAGAAGTATGGCAATAA
- a CDS encoding molybdenum cofactor biosynthesis protein MoaE — protein MSVLEAHSHISSSPIFVSSQIPDIPEMGGFVVFSGIVRNLNEGKKVTHLEYEAYAPMANEMIRAILEDACKKWDLLHANCIHRVGKLGISEIAVIVETGSIHRAEAYESNRYIIDRVKHEVPIWKKEFYLDGSSEWSKGCAHESH, from the coding sequence ATGTCAGTATTGGAAGCTCATTCTCATATATCTTCTTCTCCTATTTTTGTTTCTTCTCAAATACCGGATATTCCCGAGATGGGCGGTTTTGTTGTATTTTCCGGGATTGTCCGAAATCTAAACGAAGGTAAGAAGGTCACTCATCTAGAATACGAAGCTTATGCTCCTATGGCAAACGAGATGATCCGGGCAATTCTTGAGGATGCCTGCAAAAAATGGGACCTTCTTCATGCGAACTGTATCCATAGAGTTGGAAAATTAGGAATTTCTGAAATAGCAGTGATCGTGGAAACAGGATCAATACATAGGGCAGAAGCTTATGAATCCAATCGTTATATCATTGATCGGGTGAAACATGAGGTTCCGATCTGGAAAAAGGAATTTTATTTAGACGGTTCTTCCGAGTGGTCGAAGGGCTGCGCACATGAGAGCCATTGA
- a CDS encoding radical SAM protein, whose translation MDIVDAYGRKFEVLRVSVTSSCGFGCVYCAPGTALNGEGANGSFLSPELLRKNILLLSRKILLKEIHLTGGEPTLHKDLPSLVRVAKEEKIPNIALTSNGFFRDGLIKDLKLAGLDRMNFSLDSLSQESFSLISGKNLPVIRLLNRIEEAIQAGLEVKLNCTVLKGYNEEQIRPLLHWAGERNLPIRYLELMKMGPLRAKHSELFFSAAKIKEELGLEFDFESEMTAIESTAKYYRTSENYRFGLIANHTEPFCNGCNRLRMDHLGKIYGCLSDFRSFPVSEDESELENSLDLAMKTKKNEFTGSELSMKYIGG comes from the coding sequence TTGGACATCGTGGATGCTTACGGTAGAAAATTCGAAGTGCTTAGAGTGAGTGTTACATCCTCTTGCGGATTCGGCTGTGTTTACTGTGCTCCCGGCACTGCTTTAAATGGAGAAGGAGCAAACGGTTCTTTTTTAAGCCCAGAGCTTCTTCGTAAAAATATACTTCTTCTTTCCCGTAAAATTTTACTGAAAGAAATTCATTTAACTGGTGGAGAGCCGACTCTTCATAAAGATCTTCCTAGTCTTGTTCGAGTGGCTAAAGAGGAGAAGATCCCGAATATCGCTCTGACTTCCAATGGATTTTTCAGAGATGGTCTTATTAAGGATCTAAAACTCGCAGGTCTTGATAGGATGAACTTCTCCCTGGATTCACTCTCCCAAGAATCTTTTTCTCTTATCTCCGGCAAAAATCTTCCTGTAATTCGTTTATTAAATAGGATAGAAGAAGCAATCCAAGCAGGCCTGGAGGTTAAACTCAATTGCACTGTATTAAAAGGTTATAATGAAGAGCAGATCCGTCCGCTTCTTCATTGGGCGGGAGAAAGAAATCTTCCGATCCGTTATTTGGAACTTATGAAGATGGGACCTCTTAGAGCAAAACATTCCGAGTTATTCTTCTCCGCTGCAAAAATAAAGGAAGAGTTGGGTTTAGAATTCGATTTTGAATCGGAGATGACTGCTATTGAATCTACGGCAAAATATTATCGCACTTCTGAAAATTATAGATTCGGGCTAATTGCAAATCATACGGAACCTTTCTGCAATGGTTGTAATCGTCTTAGGATGGATCATCTGGGGAAAATTTACGGATGTTTAAGCGATTTCCGATCTTTCCCAGTTTCGGAAGACGAATCAGAGTTAGAGAATTCTTTAGATCTTGCAATGAAGACCAAAAAAAACGAGTTTACCGGAAGTGAACTTTCTATGAAATATATAGGCGGATAA
- a CDS encoding SRPBCC family protein, protein MSSFVGTLKVEAKGDREIVMTREFNAGKDLVFDCFTKPELIKRWLYGPDGWSLDICTVDLKVGGKYRYVWKYLKDGSTMGAGGTYKEISGPDKLVQTEAFDEAWYPGEALLTTTFVETSGKTFITINVLYETKEGRDTVIKSPMEGGASQSYNRLETLLNTLAKTAEGK, encoded by the coding sequence ATGAGCAGCTTTGTTGGAACCCTAAAGGTAGAAGCTAAAGGAGACAGGGAAATCGTTATGACCCGCGAATTTAATGCGGGGAAAGATCTGGTATTCGACTGTTTTACAAAACCTGAATTAATCAAACGTTGGTTATACGGTCCGGATGGATGGAGCTTGGATATATGCACTGTAGATCTGAAAGTGGGCGGAAAATATAGATATGTTTGGAAATATCTAAAAGACGGATCTACTATGGGAGCGGGAGGAACTTATAAAGAAATTTCAGGACCTGATAAATTAGTTCAGACTGAGGCTTTTGACGAAGCTTGGTATCCTGGAGAAGCTTTGCTCACAACTACGTTTGTCGAAACCTCAGGTAAAACATTTATTACGATCAATGTTCTATATGAAACTAAAGAAGGAAGAGATACAGTGATCAAATCTCCGATGGAAGGCGGAGCTTCTCAAAGTTATAATCGCCTGGAAACATTACTCAATACTCTTGCCAAAACAGCTGAAGGAAAATAA
- a CDS encoding molybdenum cofactor guanylyltransferase: MRAIDSVGIVLAGGKSSRMGRDKSFLSLKSQKFFLIESYKKLKFLCKNVRVSIREEQREEYSKHVPNEFLISDSIPNMHGPLQGIFSSFLLFQNDPKIKNFLVLAVDIPYMRIKTLARLYSKKEIIGSGIFYQTKEGIEPLCGLYSSEYLRFLFQEFEKGSLNSFSPKTLMENGNPSLLDIPEMEKSSFINLNSPEDLNLPKS; this comes from the coding sequence ATGAGAGCCATTGATTCAGTAGGGATCGTACTTGCTGGTGGTAAAAGTTCCAGAATGGGAAGGGATAAGTCCTTTCTCTCCTTAAAAAGTCAAAAATTCTTTCTTATAGAATCTTATAAAAAACTAAAATTCTTATGTAAGAATGTAAGAGTTTCCATTCGAGAAGAGCAAAGAGAAGAATATTCCAAACACGTTCCGAATGAGTTTCTCATCTCTGATTCCATTCCAAATATGCATGGCCCTTTACAAGGGATTTTCAGTTCCTTTCTTCTTTTCCAAAACGATCCTAAGATTAAAAACTTTTTGGTTTTAGCGGTGGATATTCCTTATATGAGGATTAAAACCTTGGCTAGGTTATATTCTAAAAAAGAAATAATCGGTTCAGGCATTTTTTACCAAACGAAAGAAGGGATTGAACCGTTATGCGGTCTTTATTCTTCCGAGTATCTGCGATTTTTATTCCAAGAATTTGAGAAAGGTAGCTTAAATTCATTTTCTCCTAAAACTCTAATGGAAAATGGAAATCCTAGTCTTTTGGATATTCCGGAAATGGAAAAATCCTCCTTTATCAACCTAAATTCTCCCGAGGATCTAAACCTTCCAAAGTCATAA